In Streptomyces sp. NBC_01426, one genomic interval encodes:
- a CDS encoding dipeptidase, protein MSAAQRLGEARELLSEHPVVDGHNDLPWALREQVRYDLDRRDIAADQSGHLHTDLPRLRAGGVGAQFWSVYVRSDYAGDEAVSATLEQIDLVDQLIARYPADLVRALTADDMEAARAEGRIASLMGAEGGHSINNSLATLRALHRLGVRYMTLTHNDTIDWADSATDEPRHGGLSDFGREVVREMNRVGMLVDLSHVAATTMRDALAVSAAPVIFSHSSARAICDHPRNVPDDVLELLPANGGVAMATFVPKFILPEAVAWTLAADENLRAHGFHHLDTTPEAMALHRAFETERPRPVATAATVADHLDHMREVAGVDHIGIGGDYDGTAFTPAGLDDVAGYPNLVAELLARGWSRADLAKLTWSNAVRALRDAEAVARELTAARGPSNAVLRP, encoded by the coding sequence GTGAGCGCCGCGCAGCGCCTGGGCGAGGCGCGGGAGCTGCTGTCCGAGCACCCGGTCGTCGACGGCCACAACGACCTGCCGTGGGCGCTGCGCGAGCAGGTCCGCTACGACCTGGACCGGCGGGACATCGCCGCCGACCAGTCGGGCCACCTGCACACCGACCTGCCCCGGCTGCGCGCCGGCGGCGTCGGCGCACAGTTCTGGTCCGTGTACGTGCGCTCCGACTACGCGGGCGACGAGGCGGTCAGCGCCACCCTGGAGCAGATCGACCTCGTCGACCAGCTGATCGCCCGTTACCCCGCCGACCTGGTGCGGGCCCTGACGGCCGACGACATGGAGGCGGCCCGCGCCGAAGGGAGGATCGCCTCCCTGATGGGCGCCGAGGGCGGGCACTCCATCAACAACTCGCTCGCCACCCTGCGCGCCCTGCACCGGCTGGGCGTGCGGTACATGACGCTCACGCACAACGACACCATCGACTGGGCGGACTCGGCGACCGACGAACCCCGGCACGGCGGCCTGAGCGACTTCGGCCGCGAGGTCGTCCGCGAGATGAACCGCGTCGGCATGCTCGTGGACCTCTCGCACGTGGCCGCGACCACGATGCGCGACGCACTCGCGGTCTCGGCCGCGCCGGTGATCTTCTCGCACTCCTCGGCGCGGGCGATCTGCGACCACCCGCGCAACGTCCCGGACGACGTGCTGGAACTGCTGCCCGCCAACGGCGGCGTGGCCATGGCCACCTTCGTACCGAAATTCATCCTCCCCGAGGCCGTCGCCTGGACCCTGGCCGCGGACGAGAACCTGCGGGCCCACGGGTTCCACCACCTCGACACCACCCCCGAGGCGATGGCCCTGCACCGGGCCTTCGAGACGGAGCGCCCCCGCCCGGTGGCCACCGCCGCCACCGTCGCCGACCACCTGGACCACATGCGCGAGGTGGCGGGCGTCGACCACATCGGCATCGGCGGCGACTACGACGGTACGGCCTTCACCCCCGCCGGGCTGGACGACGTCGCGGGGTACCCGAACCTGGTCGCCGAGCTGCTGGCACGCGGCTGGTCGCGCGCCGACCTGGCGAAGCTGACCTGGTCCAACGCCGTACGGGCGCTGCGCGACGCCGAGGCGGTGGCCCGCGAGCTCACCGCCGCCCGGGGTCCGTCCAACGCGGTGCTCCGGCCGTAG
- a CDS encoding UDP-glucose dehydrogenase family protein codes for MPLKITVIGTGYLGATHAAAMAELGFEVLGLDVVPEKIEMLASGRVPMYEPGLEELLASHVEGLPGSTGRLRFTTSWEEVGAFGDVHFVCVNTPQKHGEYACDMSYVDSAMDSLAPHLTRPALVVGKSTVPVGSAERLAARLAALAPAGEEIELAWNPEFLREGFAVGDTLHPDRIVIGVQGERAEKLLREVYATPMAEGTPLVVTDFPTAELVKTAANSFLATKISFINAMAEVCEAAGGDVVKLAEAIGYDERIGSKFLRAGIGFGGGCLPKDIRAFMARAGELGADQALTFLREVDSINMRRRGHMVELARDAVGGSFLGKRVAVLGATFKPDSDDVRDSPALNVAGQIHLQGGQVTVYDPKGMDNARRVFPTLGYADSALAAARGAEVVLHLTEWREFRDLDPAELGEVVSDRLVLDGRNSLDPERWRAAGWTYRAMGRPRA; via the coding sequence ATGCCCCTCAAGATCACTGTGATCGGCACCGGCTACCTCGGCGCCACGCATGCCGCCGCGATGGCCGAGCTGGGCTTCGAGGTCCTGGGGCTGGACGTGGTCCCGGAGAAGATCGAGATGCTCGCCTCGGGCCGTGTCCCCATGTACGAACCGGGGCTGGAGGAGCTGCTGGCCTCGCACGTGGAGGGGCTGCCGGGCTCGACGGGGCGGCTGCGTTTCACCACCTCCTGGGAGGAGGTCGGCGCGTTCGGCGACGTCCACTTCGTGTGCGTGAACACCCCGCAGAAGCACGGCGAATACGCCTGCGACATGAGCTACGTGGACTCCGCGATGGATTCCCTGGCCCCGCACCTGACCAGGCCGGCGCTGGTGGTCGGCAAGTCCACCGTCCCGGTCGGCTCGGCCGAGCGGCTCGCGGCCCGGCTCGCGGCCCTCGCCCCGGCGGGCGAGGAGATCGAGCTGGCCTGGAACCCCGAGTTCCTGCGCGAGGGCTTCGCCGTCGGCGACACCCTGCACCCGGACCGCATCGTCATCGGCGTACAGGGCGAGCGCGCCGAGAAGCTGCTGCGCGAGGTGTACGCGACGCCCATGGCGGAGGGCACCCCGCTGGTGGTGACCGACTTCCCGACGGCCGAGCTGGTCAAGACGGCCGCGAACTCCTTCCTCGCGACGAAGATCTCCTTCATCAACGCGATGGCCGAGGTGTGCGAGGCGGCCGGTGGTGACGTGGTCAAGCTGGCGGAGGCCATCGGTTACGACGAGCGGATCGGCTCGAAGTTCCTGCGCGCGGGCATCGGCTTCGGCGGCGGCTGCCTGCCCAAGGACATCCGGGCCTTCATGGCGCGGGCGGGCGAGCTGGGCGCGGACCAGGCGCTGACCTTCCTGCGCGAGGTCGACTCCATCAACATGCGCCGGCGCGGCCACATGGTCGAACTGGCCCGGGACGCGGTGGGCGGTTCGTTCCTCGGCAAGCGGGTCGCGGTGCTGGGCGCCACGTTCAAGCCGGACTCCGACGACGTGCGCGACTCGCCCGCGCTGAACGTGGCCGGGCAGATCCACCTCCAGGGCGGTCAGGTCACCGTCTACGACCCCAAGGGCATGGACAACGCCCGCCGCGTCTTCCCCACGCTGGGCTACGCGGACTCCGCGCTCGCGGCGGCCCGGGGCGCCGAGGTCGTGCTGCACCTCACCGAGTGGCGCGAGTTCCGCGACCTCGACCCGGCGGAACTCGGCGAGGTCGTCTCCGACCGGCTGGTCCTGGACGGCCGCAACTCCCTGGACCCCGAGCGCTGGCGCGCCGCCGGCTGGACGTACCGCGCCATGGGCCGCCCCAGGGCCTGA
- a CDS encoding DUF5753 domain-containing protein — MESGVRAVSPERVRMLAGNYECADTAYVDAVVAMAAHRARGWWEQCRGSLPQGLLDVAELEWHATRLRTMQTVHLPGLLHQSDYARAVFASAIPPLPASEGELRVTHRLSRQQVLEGANAREYVGYVHEAAVRMQFGGRRATRAQLTHLCEASERSNISLRLLTVEAGEFPGAGHAVMYAHGAVPQLDTVQLDSAHGPEFTHADAQLSEYDAHLRWMDEHALDESASRDFIHGIVRQL, encoded by the coding sequence ATGGAGTCAGGCGTTCGCGCCGTGTCGCCTGAGCGAGTGCGGATGCTGGCCGGCAACTACGAATGCGCGGACACGGCCTACGTGGATGCCGTGGTCGCCATGGCGGCCCACCGGGCCCGGGGCTGGTGGGAGCAGTGCCGCGGCTCACTGCCTCAGGGGCTCCTGGACGTCGCCGAACTGGAGTGGCACGCCACGCGACTGCGCACCATGCAGACCGTGCACCTGCCGGGCCTGCTGCACCAGAGCGACTACGCCCGGGCGGTGTTCGCCTCCGCCATCCCACCCCTACCGGCATCCGAGGGCGAACTGCGCGTCACGCACCGACTCTCGCGGCAGCAGGTTCTGGAGGGTGCGAACGCTCGCGAGTACGTCGGGTACGTCCACGAGGCAGCCGTACGCATGCAATTCGGCGGGCGGCGCGCGACCCGAGCCCAGTTGACCCACCTCTGCGAAGCATCCGAGCGGTCCAACATCAGCCTGCGCCTGCTGACGGTGGAGGCGGGAGAGTTTCCGGGTGCCGGACACGCCGTGATGTACGCCCACGGTGCCGTGCCCCAACTGGACACCGTGCAGTTGGATTCCGCTCACGGGCCGGAATTCACGCACGCCGATGCGCAGTTGTCGGAGTACGACGCGCACCTGCGCTGGATGGACGAGCATGCCCTCGACGAATCGGCTTCGCGCGACTTCATCCACGGCATCGTCCGCCAACTCTGA
- a CDS encoding 5-(carboxyamino)imidazole ribonucleotide synthase produces the protein MTFPVVGMVGGGQLARMTHEAGIPLGIRFKILSDTPQDSAAQVVSDVVIGDHRDLETLRAFARGCDVITFDHEHVPIEHLRALEADGIPVRPGPDALVHAADKGVMRARLDAIGAPSPRHRIVADPADVVAFADEVGGFPVILKTVRGGYDGKGVWFVRTPEDAAAPFHAGVPVLAEEKVDFVRELAANIVRSPHGQAVAYPVVESIQVDGVCDTVIAPAPNLSEELAGEAQSLALRIAKELGVTGHLAVELFETTDGRILVNELAMRPHNSGHWTQDGAITSQFANHVRAVLDLPLGDPRPRARWTVMANVLGGDYPDMYAAYLHCMAHDPQLKIHMYGKDVKHGRKVGHVNTYGDDLDDVLERARHAAGYLRGTITA, from the coding sequence GTGACGTTCCCGGTAGTCGGCATGGTCGGCGGCGGACAGCTCGCCCGCATGACCCACGAGGCGGGCATCCCCCTCGGCATCAGATTCAAGATCCTCAGTGACACCCCACAGGACTCGGCGGCCCAGGTCGTGAGCGACGTCGTCATCGGCGACCATCGCGACCTGGAGACGTTGCGCGCCTTCGCGCGCGGCTGTGACGTGATCACGTTCGACCACGAGCACGTACCCATCGAACACCTGCGGGCCCTGGAGGCGGACGGCATCCCCGTCCGCCCGGGGCCCGACGCGTTGGTGCACGCCGCGGACAAGGGGGTGATGCGCGCCAGGCTCGACGCGATCGGCGCGCCCAGCCCCCGCCACCGGATCGTGGCCGATCCGGCGGACGTGGTGGCCTTCGCGGACGAGGTCGGCGGCTTCCCCGTCATCCTCAAGACGGTGCGCGGCGGGTACGACGGCAAGGGCGTGTGGTTCGTGCGCACCCCCGAGGACGCGGCGGCGCCCTTCCACGCGGGCGTCCCGGTGCTCGCCGAGGAGAAGGTGGACTTCGTCCGCGAGCTCGCGGCGAACATCGTCCGCTCCCCGCACGGCCAGGCGGTGGCCTACCCCGTGGTCGAGTCCATCCAGGTCGACGGGGTCTGCGACACGGTGATCGCCCCCGCGCCGAACCTCTCCGAGGAGCTGGCGGGCGAGGCCCAGTCCCTGGCCCTGCGCATCGCCAAGGAACTCGGCGTGACCGGCCACCTGGCCGTGGAGCTGTTCGAGACCACCGACGGCCGGATCCTGGTCAACGAACTGGCCATGCGCCCGCACAACAGCGGCCACTGGACCCAGGACGGCGCGATCACCTCCCAGTTCGCCAACCACGTACGGGCGGTCCTGGACCTCCCGCTCGGCGACCCGCGCCCGCGGGCCCGCTGGACGGTCATGGCGAACGTGCTCGGCGGGGACTACCCGGACATGTACGCGGCGTACCTGCACTGCATGGCCCACGACCCCCAGCTGAAGATCCACATGTACGGCAAGGACGTGAAGCACGGCCGCAAGGTCGGCCACGTCAACACCTACGGCGACGACCTGGACGATGTGCTGGAGCGAGCACGTCACGCTGCCGGCTACCTCAGAGGGACGATCACCGCATGA
- a CDS encoding NDP-sugar synthase — translation MTEAILLVGGQGTRLRPVTVNTPKPMVPAAGVPFLAHQIARAAAAGVTHIVMATCYLAEVFEPYFGDGSDFGVSLEYVVEDEPLGTGGAIRNAARRLTGGPDTSILVFNGDILTGLDIAGLVDAHREADADVTLHLVRVEDPRAFGLVPTDPDGRVLAFTEKPETPEEIVTDQINAGCYVFRRSVIDTIPDDRAVSVERETFPGLLTSGAKLHGVTEDTYWLDLGKPESFVQASADLVRGIVSSPAVPGPRGESLVLPGAQVADGAKLSGGTVVGAGARVASGAIVHGSILMDGAVIGSDTHVSASLIGAGASVGTRTVLDGAVVGDGAVVGADNELRAGARVWCEAELPSASVRFSSDR, via the coding sequence ATGACGGAAGCGATCCTGCTTGTTGGCGGGCAGGGGACGCGTCTGCGCCCCGTGACGGTGAATACCCCCAAACCGATGGTGCCGGCCGCGGGTGTCCCGTTCCTCGCCCACCAGATAGCCAGGGCCGCGGCCGCCGGTGTCACCCACATCGTGATGGCCACCTGCTACCTCGCCGAGGTCTTCGAGCCCTACTTCGGCGACGGATCGGACTTCGGCGTCAGCCTCGAATACGTCGTCGAGGACGAGCCCCTGGGCACCGGCGGTGCCATCCGCAACGCCGCACGCCGCCTCACCGGCGGCCCGGACACGTCCATCCTCGTCTTCAACGGCGACATCCTGACGGGCCTGGACATCGCCGGCCTCGTCGACGCGCACCGCGAGGCCGACGCCGACGTCACCCTGCACCTCGTACGGGTCGAGGACCCCCGCGCCTTCGGCCTGGTGCCCACCGACCCCGACGGGCGGGTGCTGGCCTTCACCGAGAAGCCGGAAACCCCCGAAGAGATCGTCACCGACCAGATCAACGCCGGTTGCTACGTCTTCCGTCGCAGTGTCATCGACACCATTCCGGACGACCGCGCCGTGTCCGTCGAGCGCGAGACGTTCCCCGGCCTGCTCACCTCCGGGGCGAAGCTCCACGGCGTCACCGAGGACACGTACTGGCTGGACCTCGGCAAGCCCGAGTCCTTCGTACAGGCCTCCGCCGACCTCGTCCGCGGCATCGTCTCCTCCCCGGCCGTTCCCGGTCCCCGCGGCGAGTCCCTCGTCCTGCCCGGTGCCCAGGTGGCCGACGGGGCCAAGCTGTCGGGCGGTACGGTCGTCGGGGCCGGAGCCCGTGTAGCGTCGGGCGCGATCGTCCACGGCTCCATCCTGATGGACGGCGCGGTCATCGGTTCGGACACCCACGTGAGTGCCAGCCTGATCGGCGCCGGAGCCTCGGTCGGTACGCGCACGGTGCTGGACGGCGCGGTCGTCGGAGACGGCGCGGTCGTCGGGGCCGACAACGAACTCCGTGCGGGGGCGCGGGTGTGGTGCGAGGCCGAACTGCCCTCCGCCTCCGTGCGCTTCTCCTCCGACCGCTGA
- a CDS encoding GtrA family protein — protein MSTPKNGSALERLRGLAREAARFGAVGGVGVLVNLGVFNLLRATTDLQVVRASVIAIVVAIGTNYIGFRFFTYRDRSGGDGSRPPTRELPLFALFSAIGLVIESGVLYAGTYGLGMDGRLATNVFKFAGIGVATVFRFWSYRTWVFKALPAGRPPAAGAVVEQRERHAAEPEAPAVAVAPVTPVVPLAHESAAQ, from the coding sequence ATGAGCACGCCGAAGAACGGATCCGCCCTCGAACGTCTGCGCGGCCTGGCGCGGGAGGCCGCCAGATTCGGGGCCGTCGGCGGAGTCGGTGTCCTGGTCAACCTGGGTGTCTTCAACCTGTTGCGCGCGACCACCGACCTTCAGGTCGTCCGGGCGAGCGTGATAGCCATCGTGGTGGCCATCGGCACGAACTACATCGGCTTCCGCTTCTTCACCTACCGGGACCGGTCGGGTGGCGACGGCAGCCGGCCCCCGACCCGTGAGCTGCCCCTGTTCGCCCTCTTCAGCGCGATCGGCCTGGTCATCGAGAGCGGCGTGCTCTACGCAGGGACCTACGGCCTGGGCATGGACGGCCGGCTGGCCACGAACGTCTTCAAGTTCGCCGGCATCGGCGTCGCCACCGTCTTCCGCTTCTGGTCCTACCGCACCTGGGTCTTCAAGGCCCTGCCCGCGGGCCGGCCCCCGGCGGCCGGGGCCGTCGTCGAGCAGCGGGAACGCCACGCGGCCGAGCCGGAGGCCCCGGCCGTTGCGGTGGCCCCGGTCACGCCGGTCGTTCCCCTGGCGCACGAGTCCGCCGCCCAGTAG
- a CDS encoding methyltransferase domain-containing protein, whose translation MRTSAPGARRRDGHRVLEVGTGTGYNAAWLSHRLGEANVTSVELDETVPALAEENLKRAGFRPTTILGNGRDGHRRGAPYDRIISTCTMRDVPRAWLGQCPDGRIVTPWGSSFFSGSFAALDVVDGKAQGTFSGSPAFMWDRTHRGGAGRVSDLYHEEEGEKGTTDIAPQNVVQDDPAFFIGLSVTDAWFRWCDADDDSGEATLGFFADDGRSWATVEYVPDARTYETEQYGPRALWDEVRDAFLRWHDLGKPGRSRFGLSVDGEGQRVWLDSPARTAGDV comes from the coding sequence ATGCGGACATCCGCGCCTGGTGCAAGGCGCAGGGACGGGCATCGGGTTCTGGAGGTCGGCACCGGAACCGGGTACAACGCGGCGTGGCTCTCCCACCGCCTGGGCGAGGCCAATGTGACCAGCGTGGAGCTGGACGAGACGGTGCCGGCCTTGGCCGAGGAGAACCTGAAACGGGCGGGGTTCCGCCCGACGACGATTCTCGGCAACGGCCGCGACGGCCACCGTCGGGGCGCACCGTACGACCGGATCATCAGCACCTGCACCATGCGCGACGTGCCGCGCGCATGGTTGGGGCAGTGCCCGGACGGGCGGATCGTCACCCCGTGGGGCAGCAGTTTCTTCAGCGGTTCGTTCGCCGCGCTGGATGTGGTGGACGGGAAGGCGCAGGGCACGTTCTCCGGCTCTCCGGCCTTCATGTGGGACCGCACCCACCGGGGCGGAGCCGGGCGCGTCTCGGACCTGTACCACGAGGAGGAAGGGGAGAAGGGGACGACGGACATCGCCCCCCAGAACGTCGTCCAGGACGATCCGGCGTTCTTCATCGGCCTGAGCGTCACCGACGCGTGGTTCCGATGGTGTGACGCGGACGACGACAGCGGGGAGGCCACCCTTGGGTTCTTCGCGGACGACGGCAGGTCGTGGGCGACCGTGGAGTACGTCCCGGACGCGCGGACGTACGAGACGGAGCAGTACGGCCCCCGGGCCCTGTGGGACGAGGTGCGCGACGCGTTCCTGCGCTGGCACGACCTGGGCAAGCCGGGGCGATCCCGCTTCGGCCTGTCGGTCGACGGCGAGGGTCAGCGGGTATGGCTGGACTCCCCGGCCCGTACCGCCGGCGACGTGTGA
- a CDS encoding DUF6879 family protein — translation MALRFIGIDPDTGQQGSPTVWVDEDIALPGNDCWVFDAEIVLFNRFSGDGDWSEPGWEVRSEPAVARLASAAFEAVWERGVPHEKYSV, via the coding sequence ATGGCACTGCGGTTCATCGGGATCGATCCGGACACCGGGCAGCAGGGCTCCCCCACCGTGTGGGTGGACGAGGACATCGCGCTTCCCGGAAACGACTGCTGGGTGTTCGACGCAGAGATCGTGCTCTTCAACCGCTTCTCCGGGGACGGGGACTGGTCCGAGCCGGGCTGGGAGGTTCGTTCCGAACCGGCCGTGGCGCGGCTGGCCTCAGCCGCGTTCGAAGCGGTCTGGGAGCGCGGTGTCCCGCACGAGAAGTACTCGGTCTGA
- the purE gene encoding 5-(carboxyamino)imidazole ribonucleotide mutase, whose protein sequence is MSTSSAGPVIGIVMGSDSDWSVMEAAAQALDEFEIPYEVDVVSAHRMPREMIAYGEQADGRGLKAIIAGAGGAAHLPGMLASVTPLPVIGVPVPLKYLDGMDSLLSIVQMPAGVPVATVSVAGARNAALLAVRMLAAHDPELLTRMREFQQELNEQATEKGKRLRAKVAGAESFGFGK, encoded by the coding sequence ATGAGCACCTCTTCCGCAGGCCCCGTCATCGGCATCGTCATGGGCTCGGACTCCGACTGGTCGGTCATGGAGGCCGCCGCCCAGGCGCTGGACGAGTTCGAGATCCCGTACGAGGTCGACGTGGTCTCCGCCCACCGGATGCCGCGCGAGATGATCGCGTACGGCGAGCAGGCCGACGGCCGCGGCCTGAAGGCGATCATCGCCGGCGCGGGCGGCGCCGCCCACCTGCCCGGCATGCTCGCGTCCGTCACCCCGCTGCCGGTCATCGGCGTACCGGTACCGCTGAAGTACCTCGACGGCATGGACTCGCTGCTGTCGATCGTCCAGATGCCCGCCGGGGTTCCCGTCGCGACCGTCTCCGTCGCCGGGGCGCGCAACGCGGCCCTGCTGGCCGTCCGGATGCTCGCCGCCCACGACCCGGAGCTGCTGACCCGCATGCGGGAGTTCCAGCAGGAGCTCAACGAGCAGGCCACCGAGAAGGGCAAGCGACTGCGGGCCAAGGTCGCGGGCGCGGAGTCCTTCGGGTTCGGCAAGTGA
- a CDS encoding polyprenol monophosphomannose synthase — protein sequence MTAEQQTSRAAEADDAAATRLPDAWARTPLTVVMPTYNEAGNLPGMVELLMGLDQPGLRLLVVDDSSPDGTGRIADELTEGFLTEDGKPRMSVLHRTAKDGLGRAYAAGMTRAVEEGAAYVLQMDADGSHPAAKIAELLGVARSTGAGLVVGSRYVPGGSLSDAWGAHRKLLSRWANAYASTILGTRVRDITGGFNLWSADALKAIDLASIGSAGYSFQVEMKYLALRRGFQVVEVPIHFEDRTIGESKMNLAVQLESIAMPWVLRARSGE from the coding sequence GTGACGGCCGAGCAGCAGACTTCCCGCGCGGCAGAGGCGGACGACGCCGCGGCCACGCGGCTCCCCGACGCGTGGGCGCGGACCCCGCTCACCGTGGTGATGCCCACCTACAACGAGGCGGGCAACCTGCCCGGCATGGTCGAGCTGTTGATGGGTCTCGACCAGCCGGGCCTGCGCCTGCTGGTCGTCGACGACTCGTCGCCCGACGGCACGGGCAGGATCGCCGACGAGCTGACGGAGGGCTTCCTCACCGAGGACGGCAAGCCCCGCATGTCGGTCCTGCACCGCACCGCGAAGGACGGCCTCGGCCGCGCCTACGCCGCCGGCATGACCCGGGCCGTCGAGGAGGGCGCCGCGTACGTGCTCCAGATGGACGCCGACGGCTCGCACCCGGCCGCCAAGATCGCCGAGTTGCTGGGGGTGGCCCGTTCCACCGGCGCCGGACTGGTCGTCGGCAGCCGGTACGTCCCCGGCGGCAGCCTCTCCGACGCCTGGGGCGCGCACCGCAAGCTGCTGTCCCGCTGGGCCAACGCGTACGCGAGCACCATCCTGGGCACCCGTGTCCGCGACATCACGGGCGGCTTCAACCTGTGGAGCGCGGACGCGCTGAAGGCGATCGACCTCGCGTCGATCGGCAGCGCCGGCTACAGCTTCCAGGTCGAGATGAAGTACCTCGCCCTGCGTCGCGGGTTCCAGGTGGTGGAGGTGCCGATCCACTTCGAGGACCGCACCATCGGCGAGTCCAAGATGAACCTCGCCGTCCAACTGGAATCCATCGCCATGCCGTGGGTGCTCCGCGCCCGTTCCGGCGAGTAG
- a CDS encoding acyl-CoA dehydrogenase family protein, whose protein sequence is MAGSADFDLYRPAEEHDMLRESVRSLAEAKILPFAAAVDEESRFPQEALDALVASDLHAVHVPETYGGAGADALATVIVIEEVARVCASSSLIPAVNKLGSLPVILSGSEELKAKYLGPLAKGDAMFSYALSEPDAGSDAAGMKTRAVRDGDFWVLNGVKRWITNAGVSEYYTVMAVTDPEKRSKGISAFVVEKGDEGVSFGAPEKKLGIKGSPTREVYLDNVRIPADRMIGAEGTGFATAMKTLDHTRITIAAQALGIAQGALDYAKGYVQERKQFGKPIGDFQGVQFMLADMAMKIEAARQLTYSAAARSERVSGGGPHEDLTFFGAAAKCFASDVAMEVTTDAVQLLGGYGYTRDYPVERMMRDAKITQIYEGTNQVQRIVMARNLP, encoded by the coding sequence TTGGCGGGTTCTGCCGACTTCGACCTGTACCGCCCGGCCGAGGAGCACGACATGCTCCGCGAGTCGGTCCGCTCGCTCGCCGAGGCGAAGATCCTGCCGTTCGCGGCGGCGGTCGACGAGGAGTCCCGCTTCCCGCAGGAGGCCCTCGACGCCCTGGTCGCCAGCGACCTGCACGCCGTCCACGTCCCCGAGACCTACGGCGGCGCCGGCGCGGACGCGCTCGCCACCGTGATCGTGATCGAGGAAGTGGCCCGCGTCTGCGCGTCCTCCTCGCTCATCCCGGCCGTGAACAAGCTCGGCTCGCTCCCGGTGATCCTCTCCGGTTCCGAGGAGCTCAAGGCCAAGTACCTCGGCCCGCTGGCCAAGGGCGACGCGATGTTCTCGTACGCCCTCTCCGAGCCCGACGCGGGCTCCGACGCCGCCGGCATGAAGACCCGCGCCGTGCGCGACGGAGACTTCTGGGTGCTCAACGGCGTGAAGCGCTGGATCACCAACGCGGGCGTCTCCGAGTACTACACGGTCATGGCCGTCACCGACCCGGAGAAGCGCTCCAAGGGCATCAGCGCCTTCGTCGTCGAGAAGGGCGACGAGGGAGTCTCCTTCGGCGCCCCGGAGAAGAAGCTCGGCATCAAGGGCTCTCCGACGCGCGAGGTCTACCTCGACAACGTGCGCATCCCCGCCGACCGCATGATCGGCGCCGAGGGCACCGGATTCGCCACCGCGATGAAGACCCTCGACCACACCCGCATCACGATCGCCGCCCAGGCGCTCGGCATCGCACAGGGCGCCCTGGACTACGCCAAGGGCTACGTCCAGGAGCGCAAGCAGTTCGGCAAGCCGATCGGCGACTTCCAGGGCGTGCAGTTCATGCTCGCGGACATGGCGATGAAGATCGAGGCCGCCCGCCAGCTGACGTACTCGGCGGCCGCCCGCTCGGAGCGCGTCTCCGGCGGAGGCCCCCACGAGGACCTGACGTTCTTCGGTGCCGCGGCCAAGTGCTTCGCCTCCGACGTGGCCATGGAGGTCACGACCGACGCCGTCCAGCTCCTCGGCGGCTACGGCTACACCCGTGACTACCCGGTGGAGCGCATGATGCGCGACGCCAAGATCACTCAGATTTATGAAGGCACGAACCAGGTCCAGCGCATCGTCATGGCGAGGAACCTGCCGTAA